A stretch of Panthera tigris isolate Pti1 chromosome E2, P.tigris_Pti1_mat1.1, whole genome shotgun sequence DNA encodes these proteins:
- the LOC102959040 gene encoding zinc finger protein 543 isoform X5 gives MTSRAPGYSQLGQGKSQDRPSEMLDGQLEPGTDPLMEKLPGNMKPEHDGLGTDDRLHSRIVQELIPAGHVLHERDSRGPLKGPLIREGRRPYKCAECGKAFTKNCFLVRHEQVHTGVKPYECTECGKTFSKSTHLLQHHMIHTGERPYECMECGKAFNRRSHLTRHQRIHTGEKPYKCSECGKAFTHRSNLVLHNRSHTGEKPFVCKECGKAFRDKTGFLRHYIIHTGEKPFECLECGKAFNRRSHLTWHQQIHSGVRPFECNECGKAFCDSTDLIQHYVIHTGEKPYKCLECGKAFYRRSHLKQHQRSHTGEKPYVCGECGKAFTHCSTFILHKRAHTGEKPYECKECGKAFSNRSDLVRHFSIHTEEKPYECMECGKAFNRRSYLTRHQRIHSGEKPYECVQCGKAFCQRANLIRHAIIHTGEKPYECSECGKAFTYCYTFILHKRAHIGEKPFECKQCGKAFSTRKDLIRHVSIHAGEKPFECSECGKAFNRRSGLTRHQRIHSGEKPYECVECGKSFCWSTSLIRHSVIHTGEKPYECSECGKAFSRSSSLTQHQRIHTGRHPVRGSAAEVGRPFASGQSSVTL, from the coding sequence ATGACTTCACGAGCCCCAGGGTACTCCCAGCTTGGGCAAGGCAAGAGTCAGGATAGGCCATCAGAAATGCTGGACGGCCAGTTGGAACCAGGAACAGACCCCCTGATGGAAAAGCTCCCTGGAAACATGAAGCCCGAACATGATGGTTTAGGGACAGATGATCGTCTACACTCAAGGATTGTACAGGAGCTGATCCCTGCGGGACATGTCCTCCATGAACGTGACTCACGGGGACCACTGAAAGGTCCCTTGATTCGTGAAGGGAGACGTCCCTATAAGTGTGCGGAATGCGGGAAAGCGTTTACCAAGAACTGCTTTCTTGTTCGACACGAGCAGGTTCACACTGGAGTGAAGCCCTATGAATGCACCGAGTGCGGGAAAACTTTTAGCAAGAGCACACACCTCCTCCAGCACCACATGATCCACACGGGGGAGAGGCCCTACGAGTGCATGGAGTGCGGGAAGGCCTTCAACCGCAGGTCGCACCTCACGAGGCACCAGCGGATTCACACTGGGGAGAAGCCTTATAAGTGCAGCGAGTGTGGAAAGGCCTTCACCCACCGCTCCAATTTAGTCTTGCATAACAGGagccacactggagagaaaccctttGTGTGCaaagaatgtggaaaagccttccgAGATAAGACAGGTTTCCTTCGACACTACATCATCCACACAGGAGAGAAGCCCTTCGAGTGCCTGGAGTGCGGGAAGGCCTTCAACCGCCGCTCACACCTCACGTGGCACCAGCAGATTCACAGTGGAGTGAGACCCTTTGAATGCAacgaatgtgggaaagccttttgCGACAGCACAGACCTCATTCAGCACTATGTCATCCACACGGGGGAGAAGCCCTACAAGTGCCTGGAGTGTGGGAAGGCCTTCTACCGCCGGTCACACCTCAAGCAGCACCAGCGGAGTCACACCGGCGAGAAGCCCTACGTGTGCGGTGAGTGCGGAAAGGCCTTCACCCACTGCTCCACTTTCATCTTGCACAAAAGGGCCCACACCGGAGAAAAACCCTACGAGTGcaaagaatgtgggaaagcctttagcaATCGGTCAGACCTCGTCCGACACTTCAGCATCCACACCGAGGAGAAGCCCTACGAGTGCATGGAGTGCGGGAAGGCCTTCAACCGCCGCTCATACCTCACGAGGCACCAGCGGATTCACAGTGGAGAGAAGCCCTATGAGTGCGTGCAGTGTGGCAAAGCCTTTTGCCAGAGGGCAAACCTCATTCGACACGCCATCATccacaccggggagaagccctATGAGTGCAGTGAGTGTGGAAAGGCCTTCACCTACTGCTACACTTTCATCTTGCACAAAAGGGCCCACATTGGAGAAAAACCTTTTGAGTGCAAacaatgtgggaaagcctttagcaCTAGGAAGGACCTCATCCGACACGTCAGCATCCACGCCGGGGAGAAGCCCTTCGAGTGCTCTGAGTGCGGGAAGGCCTTCAACCGCCGCTCGGGGCTCACGAGGCACCAGCGGATTCACAGTggagagaagccctatgaatgtGTCGAGTGTGGGAAATCCTTCTGCTGGAGCACAAGCCTCATCCGACACTCCGTCATccacaccggggagaagccctATGAATGCAGCGAGTGTGGCAAGGCCTTCAGTCGCAgctcctccctcactcagcaTCAGAGGATTCATACCGGGAGACACCCCGTCAGGGGCAGCGCAGCAGAAGTGGGGAGACCCTTCGCGAGCGGGCAGTCCTCGGTCACCCTCTAA